GTCTCGCTGATCGAGTTACTGAACGTCTTCAAGAAGGCAGCGACGTTCCAGGCGACACCGTAGACCCCGATCATCGAAGAAGGGACGAACAGCCCCAATATCACGACATCCATCCAGTTGAACGTTCGGCTCCGGAGCCCGCCGAGCCAGGCGTACCGAGCGTACGCGAGGAGGTCTCGTGTGGAGTGTTTCGTCGGTCTTCGGTAGCGTACCGAGAGACCGAGAAGGCCGAACAGACAGAAGAGGACGTATCCGAACGCGTAGCCGGTGACGAGCCCGACGAGTCCGAACCCCGCGAAGACGGCAGCCACTTGGGCGATCGTCCGTCCGAGGCTCTTCACGACGGAGAGACCGGCGTAGACGTGGACGAGGTGGTTCCCTTTCAGCAATCCAGCGACTAGCTTGTAGGCGAGCGTCGCCGCTAGAAGACCGACGACGACCGCCAGCGCCGGCCGACCGACGTACGCGTCGAGGTGTGACCGTCCGAGGACCAGGACACCGGAAACGATGAGAAACGATGGGAGAAGCAACGAGAGACTACTGAGGGCGTATTCACCCGCGTGTCCACCCTCGCTGATCCGCTTGGTTACCGCTTCGGAGATCCCCGGATCGGCGACGACCTCGAGCCAGGTAACCAACCCGAGAACCAGAAAGTAGATCCCGAGTACTCCGGCACCGAGTTCGCGGGCGAAATAGATGGTCGCCAGGAACCCGAGGGCGGACGTTATGACTTTGGAGTTGAAGAGAACGAACGAGGTCTGTCCTATACGCATGTTATGGACGACACGGATTCGACCGCCGGTGCGTCATTCGTCGGAACTCCCCGTGCCAGAGACATAAGCTTTGAGTGGACGGTGGTTGGACCCCGAATGGTTCCGTGAAAGTCACCCGGTAGGACTCACGGAACGGGGGGAAATCCAAACAGTGCTCGCTCATAACTTTCCATTATTTCGTCAGTCGAGAACTCGGCGGCTCTTTCCCGTAATCGATCGGGCTCGTCGGGCTCGTTGAGCGAATCGACGATCGAGTCGGCAAGAGCTGTTGGGTCTCCTACCGGGGCCAACCTTCCGTAGCTTCCCTCATCGAGGATCTCCGCCGGCCCACTCTCACAGTCCGTAGCGACCACGGGCGTCCCACAGGCC
This region of Halalkalicoccus sp. CGA53 genomic DNA includes:
- a CDS encoding oligosaccharide flippase family protein gives rise to the protein MRIGQTSFVLFNSKVITSALGFLATIYFARELGAGVLGIYFLVLGLVTWLEVVADPGISEAVTKRISEGGHAGEYALSSLSLLLPSFLIVSGVLVLGRSHLDAYVGRPALAVVVGLLAATLAYKLVAGLLKGNHLVHVYAGLSVVKSLGRTIAQVAAVFAGFGLVGLVTGYAFGYVLFCLFGLLGLSVRYRRPTKHSTRDLLAYARYAWLGGLRSRTFNWMDVVILGLFVPSSMIGVYGVAWNVAAFLKTFSNSISETLFPEMSRLAADDPRAVSELVEDALAYAGLILLPGLIGGAVIGDRLLAIYGSEFAAGATVLWLLIAACLLYAYQKQLVNTLNAIDRPDRAFRINAVFVGSNLLFNLVLVWRIGWVGAALATLVSAAISLGHAYLELYRLVGFALPLGEIGRQAFAAGIMGGIVLLTRHVVQGIGPFGNDVFLITFLVFTGAGVYFLSLFALSVRFRTTISRNVPTGLLSYIDGREGVDER